CCCTGCGCAAGCGGGGCCAGATCCGGGACGTGTCCACCGAGGCCCTCGCCGACCTCAAGGCCCTGGAGCAGCGCTCCGAGGAGCGGCTCGGCCGGGACCGGGACGAAGAGGAGGCCACCCGGTGAATCCCGTCAACTACCTGTACCTCGCCGCTCTGCTGTTCACCATCGGTGCGGCCGGGGTGCTGATCCGGCGCAACGCGATCGTGGTCTTCATGTGCGTGGAGCTCATGCTCAACGCCTGCAACCTCGCGTTCGTCACCTTCTCCCGCATGCACGGAAACCTCGACGGCCAGATCATCGCCTTCTTCACGATGGTCGTCG
This sequence is a window from Streptomyces sp. NBC_00691. Protein-coding genes within it:
- the nuoK gene encoding NADH-quinone oxidoreductase subunit NuoK, whose amino-acid sequence is MNPVNYLYLAALLFTIGAAGVLIRRNAIVVFMCVELMLNACNLAFVTFSRMHGNLDGQIIAFFTMVVAAAEVVVGLAIIVSVFRARHSASVDDASLMKL